A genomic window from Chrysoperla carnea chromosome 3, inChrCarn1.1, whole genome shotgun sequence includes:
- the LOC123296487 gene encoding uncharacterized protein LOC123296487, whose translation MNKAKIVFLSLDKNDMQSKIELENYLREIRKNIKNYSQGIIIVVVPKYILLFLETKSRRKRQTDENTSENTIGVKEIDHGETNEKLSSVNLKNTDDAQLTYDNSNTDDTQTIIPKTSKSECSENSNTETELKPEEAATEILKKNNTKMEKIPIETTEQIKVSSNGFNAVTDEFPDNGGNNTNSDSLEKLSQPPLDSNVPETVEDVFIAESARNENNELYDHNVSYLPDTLLKGNFDKLMKHTRKDTMELYGHNILYNHTNVNLSESGIIWNIEHQRAFKNVVTYKDSNVIFYLGNSTEYKGGHWIRQTVHTIRSVNATRTTILVVSDYANFSFLKEQEKWYLNRIDAGDDTYVFKFIFGNLDHSFYCPVLRLGKKNRLHIFKKLQIQPIFENDSPREKFGPPIYCIGMITPAIATAYFVCGVLLMVLCIGLGAMLNIQRCDKFVSAQDAEYMRQFIDQ comes from the exons ATGAACAAAGCCAAAATAGTTTTTCTGAGTTTGGATAAAAATGATATGCAATCGAAGATAGAATTAG aaaattacctTCGAGAAATAcggaaaaatatcaaaaactacaGTCAAGGCATAATTATAGTGGTTGTaccaaaatatatacttttgtttttg GAAACAAAATCAAGGCGGAAGCGTCAAACTGAtgaaaatacaagtgaaaacacaaTAGGTGTAAAAGAAATTGATCATGGTGAGACTAACGAAAAATTGTCTtctgtaaatttgaaaaatacagaCGATGCCCAACTGACTTATGATAACTCAAATACTGATGATACTCAAACGATCATACCTAAAACTTCCAAATCGGAGTGTTCAGAAAATTCAAATACTGAAACTGAATTAAAACCTGAGGAGGCGGCTacagaaatattgaaaaaaaataacacaaaaatggaAAAGATACCGATCGAGACAACCGAACAAATTAAAGTTTCATCAAATGGATTTAATGCCGTTACTGATGAATTCCCCGATAATGGTGGAAACAATACTAATTCAGATTCATTGGAAAAGTTGTCCCAACCGCCTTTGGATTCTAATGTGCCtgaaa CTGTAGAAGACGTTTTTATAGCAGAATCTGCGcgtaatgaaaataatgaacttTATGACCATAATGTAAGTTACTTACCAGACACGCTGCTGAaaggaaattttgataaactaatgAAACATACTCGTAAAGACACTATGGAACTTTATGGCCATAATATACTGTATAATCATACCAATGTTAACCTATCTGAAAGTGGAATAATTTGGAATATTGAACATCAAAG AGCTTTTAAGAACGTTGTAACATATAAAGACAGTAACGTTATTTTTTACCTCGGTAACTCAACCGAATATAAGGGTGGTCATTGGATAAG gcaAACTGTTCATACTATTCGATCTGTAAATGCAACAAGAACAACGATTCTTGTGGTTTCCGACTATGCAAACTTTTCTTTTCTTAAGGAACAAGAAAAATGGTATCTAAATAGGATCGATGCAGGCGACGACacttatgtatttaaatttatttttggtaatcTTGATCATTCTTTTTATTGTCCAGTGTTACGATTAGGAAAGAAGAATCGtttgcatatatttaaaaaattgcag ATTCAgccaatatttgaaaatgattcaCCAAGAGAAAAATTTGGACCGCCAATTTATTGTATAGGAATGATAACACCTGCTATTGCAACTGCATATTTTGTGTGTGGTGTATTGTTGATGGTGTTATGTATAGGTTTGGGTGCCATGTTGAATATCCAACGATGTGACAAGTTTGTTTCAGCACAAGATGCCGAATATATGCGACAATTTATAGATCAGTAA